The Garra rufa chromosome 20, GarRuf1.0, whole genome shotgun sequence genome contains the following window.
CCCTATCGTTAATGCTCCATCTCCCTGACCCTGCTGCCCTGCCTTGCCTGGGTCCATCTCTGCTGTCTCCTGTCGTCTGTCCTGCCTCACAGTCAAGAACTTCCACGATCATCACCTCCTGTTTGCACTCCGTTCACTCAATAAATGTTCAATTTCCGCTCATTCTGCATTTGGGTCTTTTTCTAGTGTTCTGCGGAGCCAGACCGTGACAGAACGAACCAGCCAACCGAGGACCCAGCAGAATGAGCATCAAGTTTGTTCCACCCGCTACCATCGAGGAGTATCTGGCGCTCCAGCAGGCAGTGGCGTCCCTTCGCCAGCAGGGCAGAGAACCTCGGTCCTATTCCCAGTTCTTCTGGACCATGGCAAGGGGTCTGGATTATGACGACACGGCCCTTAAAGAGGCTTTCAACCTCACCTTGGATGACCCCTTGCCACGATGGGAGATGGAGCAACTACGTATTCTGGACTTTTGGGCTTCTCTAATTATTTGCACCATCGCAAGGACTGGCAAATCCTAAACCCCCCGGAGGATGTCGGCAGTGACCAGCCTACCCTTCTTTCCCCTCCAAGTCAAGTCCACCATCATCTTCTGACTCCCACAAGAATACGGAGGGATCGTAGGAAGAGGGCGGCTCGAGCTGCTGCGTCTGCCAGGGTGCCAGtccctgctccagcccctgagtccgctccagtgtctgctccagcccctgagtccgctccagtgtctgctccagcccctgagtccgctccagtgtctgctccagccccggtgtcggctccagcccctgagtccgctccggtgtcggctccagcccctgagtccgctccagtgtcgacCCCTAAGAAGAAGTGCAAACCCAAGAGGAAGAGAGCAATCCAGAACTTTGTCCTACCTCAGAATCCTCCGAACCCGCTCAAATCACACTGGAGCCCGCCGAGCCCATTGTAATTAATCCTGATCCACCTAAATCCACTCCAGACATCCAAGGGCCGGTCAAGTCGTCTGCGGTCATTCTTGAGCCAAGTCAAGACACCGCCTCACTTCATAAGCCAAGTCAAGACCCAGCTTCACTACCTAAGCCAAGTCAAGACACAACCTCTCTCCCTAAGCCCAGTCCAGAAACAGGCTCACTTCCTAAGCCAAGTCTTGACACAGCTTCTCTTCCTGAGCCCTGTCAGGACACTGTCTCGCTTCCTGAGGCAGGTCATCACACGGCCCCGCATTCTGCGTCAAGTCGGGACTCGacttcacatcctgagtcaaacCAAGACATTATTTCTCGTTCTAAGTCTGGCCAAGACACCGCTGCACCTCCTGAGTCCAGTCAAGTTGCAGAGGTTCTAGTAAGCTCTAGTCCTGTCACAGCTGTTTTTTCAATGTCCAGCCAGGTTACAGCTGATCCCTTgaattcaagtcaagtcacagctgtctcgcccgagtcaagtcacgtctcgcccgagcttcctgagtttccggccaagatggccgttgaccccgaatccccggccaagatggccgccaactctgacgccccggccaagatggccgctatTCCTGAGTTTCCGGCCAAGGAGGCCGTCTATCCTGAATCCCTggacaagatggctgccaactcTGAGTCCCCGGCCATGAAGGCCGCCATTCCTGTGTTCCCGGCCAGGGAGGCCACCAAGTCAAgatccccggccaaggaggccgctgatcccgagtccccggccaaggaggccgccgaccCCGACTCTCTGGCCAAGATGGCAGCCGACCCCGacttcccggccaagatggccgccgaccCGACTctccggccaaggaggccgccgatcccgagtccccggccaaggaggccgccgatcccgagtccccggccaaggaggccgccgatcccgagtccccggccaaggaggccgccgatcccgagtccccggccaaggaggccgccgatcccgagtccccggcccaggaggccgccgatcccgagtccccggcccaggaggccgccgatcccgagtccccggcccaggaggccgccgatcccgagtccccggccaggatggccgtcaaGCAGGAGTTCCCGGAGTCAGCCCTCAAGCCAATTCCCGTAGCCCAGGAGGGCGTCCCTGATGCAGCCTTCAGACCTGATCCTGTTGCCCTGATGGGCATGCCCAAGGTAGCCCAAGACCTCAAGCCCAGTCCTAAGTTTCCCCAAACTAGATGCCCCCATGGACCAAGAGGGGCTTCTGGTGGGGTTCCTgggcccaccatccctcccccaGTGCCGCCCAAGCCTGGTGGGCCTCCAAAGTGGCCTCCCCCTTGCTCGGTCCAAAGCCACTTCCCTGGACTTTTCCTTCCCACCCCTTTCCCTCCCTCAGTATTCCCTGGCTACCTTGGGTTCCCCAACCTAGcaccccacccaccctccctgttGGTACCCCCTTGGCACTTGCCCTTCCTGGACGCCTGGAGGCGTCCGTTCGGGGGAGGGTACTGTCAGGGTtctgccctgacagccctgtctgtGTTGTCATTGTTTAATGTCTCTATGTTTGTCTTGTGCCTgagcacatggctgtgtctttgtttatgttggCCATGTGCTCNNNNNNNNNNNNNNNNNNNNNNNNNNNNNNNNNNNNNNNNNNNNNNNNNNNNNNNNNNNNNNNNNNNNNNNNNNNNNNNNNNNNNNNNNNNNNNNNNNNNNNNNNNNNNNNNNNNNNNNNNNNNNNNNNNNNNNNNNNNNNNNNNNNNNNNNNNNNNNNNNNNNNNNNNNNNNNNNNNNNNNNNNNNNNNNNNNNNNNNNNNNNNNNNNNNNNNNNNNNNNNNNNNNNNNNNNNNNNNNNNNNNNNNNNNNNNNNNNNNNNNNNNNNNNNNNNNNNNNNNNNNNNNNNNNNNNNNNNNNNNNNNNNNNNNNNNNNNNNNNNNNNNNNNNNNNNNNNNNNNNNNNNNNNNNNNNNNNNNNNNNNNNNNNNNNNNNNNNNNNNNNNNNNNNNNNNNNNNNNNNNNNNNNNNNNNNNNNNNNNNNNNNNNNNNNNNNNNNNNNNNNNNNNNNNNNNNNNNNNNNNNNNNNNNNNNNNNNNNNNNNNNNNNNNNNNNNNNNNNNtcttttgtttgttatttttttgaCCCTGTCTTGTGACCGCCTTTATTTTGTTCTAGCTTATTCTAGCTTTTAGTTTAgtactttgtttttttgtttttgactttTTCCAGTCTAGTTTTTTTGGGTTTTGTTTCTAgctttttgattttattttctttgtttcttttcttttcccctgttattacagttttagtcttttattgttttttttttttccctgtgtgTTCTTGTTGTCTTGTTCTGTATCTTTGTGTTTGTCCTGTTCAGTGTCTTGTCTGTCCCCCCTGGCGGCTGCTCTCTGGACCTGGCTTACTGGACTGGTGGTTGTAGCTCTGGACCAGGCCCTATCGTTAATGCTCCATCTCCCTGACCCTGCTGCCCTGCCTTGCCTGGGTCCATCTCTGCTGTCTCCTGTCGTCTGTCCTGCCTCACAGTCAAGAACTTCCACGATCATCACCTCCCTGTTTGCACTCCCGTTCACTCAATAAATGTTCAATTTCCGCTCATTCTGCATTTGGGTCTTTTTCTAGTGTTCTGCGGAGCCAGACCGTGACAGAACGAACCAGCCAACCGAGGACCCAGCAGAATGAGCATCAAGTTTGTTCCACCCGCTACCATCGAGGAGTATCTGGCGCTCCAGCAGGCAGTGGCGTCCCTTCGCCAGCAGGGCAGAGAACCTCGGTCCTATTCCCAGTTCTTCTGGACCATGGCAAGGGGTCTGGATTATGACGACACGGCCCTTAAAGAGGCTTTCAACCTCACCTTGGATGACCCCTTGCCACGATGGGAGATGGAGCAACTACGTATTCTGGACTTTTGGGGCTTCTCTAATTATTTGCACCATCGCAAGGACTGGCAAATCCTGAACCCCCCGGAGGATGTCGGCAGTGACCAGCCTACCCTTCTTTCCCCTCCAAGTCAAGTCCACCATCATCTTCTGACTCCCACAAGAATACGGAGGGATCGTAGGAAGAGGGCGGCTCGAGCTGCTGCGTCTGCCAGGGTGCCAGtccctgctccagcccctgagtccgctccagtgtctgctccagcccctgagtccgctccagtgtctgctccagcccctgagtccgccccagtgtctgctccagccccggtgtcggctccagcccctgagtccgctccagtgtcggctccagcccctgagtccgctccagtgtcgacCCCTAAGAAGAAGTGCAAACCCAAGAGGAAGAGAGCAATCCAGAACTTTGTCCTACCCTCAGAATCCTCCGAACCCGCTCAAATCACACTGGAGCCCGCCGAGCCCATTGTAATTAATCCTGATCCACCTAAATCCACTCCAGACATCCAAGGGCCGGTCAAGTCGTCTGCGGTCATTCTTGAGCCAAGTCAAGACACCGCCTCACTTCATAAGCCAAGTCAAGACCCAGCTTCACTACCTAAGCCAAGTCAAGACACAACCTCTCTCCCTAAGCCCAGTCCAGAAACAGGCTCACTTCCTAAGCCAAGTCTTGACACAGCTTCTCTTCCTGAGCCCTGTCAGGACACTGTCTCGCTTCCTGAGGCAGGTCATCACACGGCCCCGCATTCTGCGTCAAGTCGGGACTCGacttcacatcctgagtcaaacCAAGACATTATTTCTCGTTCTAAGTCTGGCCAAGACACCGCTGCACCTCCTGAGTCCAGTCAAGTTGCAGAGGTTCTAGTAAGCTCTAGTCCTGTCACAGCTGTTTTTTCAATGTCCAGCCAGGTTACAGCTGATCCCTTGAATTCAAGTCAAGTCATAGCTGTCTCGCCCGagtcaagtcacgtctcgcccgagcttcctgagtttccggccaagatggccgttgaccccgaatccccggccaagatggccgccaactctgacgccccggccaagatggccgctatTCCTGAGTTTCCGGCCAAGGAGGCCGTCTATCCTGAATCCCtggacaagatggccgccaactctgagTCCCCGGCCATGAAGGCCGCCATTCCTGTGTTCCCGGCCAGGGAGGCCACCAAGTCAAgatccccggccaaggaggccgccgaccccgagtccccggccaaggaggccgccgaccCCGACTCtccggccaagatggcagccGACCCCGACTctccggccaaggaggccgccgatcccgagtccccggccaaggaggccgccgatcccgagtccccggcccaggaggccgccgatcccgagtccccggcccaggaggccgccgatcccgagtccccggcccaggaggccgccgatcccgagtccccggcccaggaggccgccgatcccgagtccccggcccaggaggccgccgatcccgagtccccggccaggatggccgtcaaGCAGGAGTTCCCGGAGTCAGCCCTCAAGCCAATTCCCGTAGCCCAGGAGGGCGTCCCTGATGCAGCCTTCAGACCTGATCCTGTTGCCCTGATGGGCATGCCCAAGGTAGCCCAAGACCTCAAGCCCAGTCCTAAGTTTCCCCAAGCTAGATGCCCCCATGGACCAAGAGGGGCTTCTGGTGGGGTTCCTgggcccaccatccctcccccaGTGCCGCCCAAGCCTGGTGGGCCTCCAAAGTGGCCTCCCCCTTGCTCGGTCCAAAGCCACTTCCCTGGACTTTTCCTTCCCACCCCTTTCCCTCCCTCAGTATTCCCTGGCTACCTTGGGTTCCCCAACCTAGcaccccacccaccctccctgttGGTACCCCCTTGGCACTTGCCCTTCCTGGACGCCTGGAGGCGTCCGTTCGGGGGAGGGTACTGTCAGGGTtctgccctgacagccctgtctgtGTTGTCATTGTTTAATGTCTCTATGTTTGTCTTGTGCCTgagcacatggctgtgtctttgtttatgttggCCATGTGCTCCCCTTGTCCTGCCTCCTCGTTTTCTGTcaccacgcccccttgtttagcccTCATTACCTGAGTATCTTCACCTGTTTTTCTTGTCTGGTCCTCATTAGTCTTGATTGTCTGCACCTGATCCTCATGTGTCCTGTTCCTTTATATTGTGCTGTCTTCTCTGTTCTCACTGCTGGTTCGTTGCGTTTGCTTTCCGTGTTCTAGCATCTTTATAAGTCTTCACCTAGTTGTATTAATAGTATCATCTCTTTACTCCTTGTCAGTCTAGTTTCTCATTTAGTTCTTTTGTAgcattttggatttttcttttgtttgttattttttttgaCCCTGTCTTGTGACCGCCTTTATTTTGTTCTAGCTTATTCTAGCTTTTAGTTTAgtactttgtttttttgtttttgactttTTCCAGTCTAGTTTTTTTGGGTTTTGTTTCTagctttttggttttattttcttttgtttcttttcttttcccctgttattacagttttagtttttttattgttttttttttttttttttccctgtgtgTTCTTGTTGTCTTGTTCTGTATCTTTGTGTTTGTCCTGTTCAGTGTCTTGTCTGTCCCCCCTGGCGGCTGCTCTCTGGACCTGGCTTACTGGACTGGTGGTTGTAGCTCTGGACCAGGCCCTATCGTTAATGCTCCATCTCCCTGACCCTGCTGCCCTGCCTTGCCTGGGTCCATCTCTGCTGTCTCCTGTCGTCTGTCCTGCCTCACAGTCAAGAACTTCCACGATCATCACCTCCCTGTTTGCACTCCCGTTCACTCAATAAATGTTCAATTTCCGCTCATTCTGCATTTGGGTCTTTTTCTAGTGTTCTGCGGAGCCAGACCGTGACAGAAGATAAAcacaattttagtacagttatgcaattttataatattttagtatgttttagtagtgttttagtatgtgggttaaaattctgtaatgtgtcgaggtcgctaccaaaacattactgtcactaccgaaaatgtgcagtcataaccaaaatgttttgtaaaaataaatgataTCGAGTCATCAACTAAGATTGTATGATAGTGTttagttcaatgtatattcaaactaatgaatccctaactttgaaatcagtatgattaaCTTTAtaccttttacaaaaaaatttgATTCaatatacaacaaatctcataaatcacacttgaaatattggtAAAATTGTAACTGTTATTGATTTACATCTGGAAaccttttaataaataataaaataataaaaatatttacaaggtagatgtaagcaaaatcttaataggtcaatgtaagccttcttattaaattatatattactgtttcagtagtgacaaatttggcgagaggacaaatattccaaaactttttgaaaatacaatttgagaagtaatgtgtaccttggatattatacaatttgcatacatacaaactTGTGGAAAAACTCTGACTTTGCagcagttctgtagaatggcccatatattctTTGTAAACTGCAATTATAACTAATCATTTTTTGCTTAATGTAACACCTGACGGAGATATCTCAGTAAACATTATATGCTCTTTCAAATGGCTGAGAGGCCTGTTATATTAACTAAACATAATGCAGCTCCTTAGTCAGACAAAAATGAGATATAACAACAGATTAATggattttatttcaacttttcaacatAAAAATCATCTAAACAACACATTTATGTGGCCTTGAAAACCATGTGAGAATGTGTTCCAGAGTGAAAGAAGACTAGTTAATAtctaacataaaaaataataataacaatgaaaaGGATAGCTCAGACAAGAAATAGGCTACAGGCTATTAAGGGTGAAATTAAACAAGTGCATTAGGTGTCATTTTACATGTTTTGACTGTATAATTCTAGCTCTCATCTCCATTTTCTCCCGCTCCTCTGATTAAACGCTTGTTCCCTCGTTTCCCTGTAGGCCCCTTTGGCTTGGTGAAGGCTTGTTTCAAAGCATGCTGCTTCGGGTAAACCTCTTCATACAGGAAATCCTCTGTCAGGCACTCTCCACTGTCAATCTCCATCTACACATGACATACAAATACATTCAGAATGTGGATACGTATGAGTATTTAATTGAAAGCAAATGTCAAAATGTTCAACAGCTATCTTAAAATGCGTACTTTACAGTATTGGGATCAACTGTTGCTGTTAGTGTACCTTTTTGGCGATCTCTATGTGATAGTCTCTCTCAACCTCATCCAGTAGTCGATTCTTACAGCTGGAGTACAGCATCCTTTCTTTGATGCTACAACTATTCCCAGGCATGGAGTAGATGAAAACTGGTCCACATATTCAAACACAAACATGACGAACATTAGATTTGAAGAATCTTTAGAGGCCAACTCTGATACTGGCAGAAAATAGTTCATATCTTGGCACTAACCTACAGCTTCCAGTGCCTGTCCTTGATGGGCGTGTTTGTACAGGAAAAAGTGGTATCGTGGGGTATCAGTGGGGATTCTGCTTGGCAGCTCTTTGGTCTCTGTGGGACTGGTGTGGACAAGCTCAATTGTCTCTCGCTCGGTGTCCAGCCTCTTCAAGATGATACAGTAAAAAGTGCTTTGTTATTGGGCTTAGAGATGATATGGAGTGCAGCAGGCATAATTTTCCATGTGATCATGtaaaaatgtacacttttaaaagaaattaatacttttatttagcaaggatccaTTACCATGATACAAAGTGACAGTaatgacatttatgttacaaaactTCAGATATATGCATATGTATGTAGAACTTACTAGTTGAATGTAATTGACGCGTTTGAGTTTAAGTTGCTGTAAAGCGTGTTTAGCCTCTTCTTGCAATGGAAACGCCAAACCCTGCAAAGTTGGATTTTTACTCTCCACACTGATCTCTGTCTGTATCGAAAAAACATATAAGACACATAAGGAtattatttacagttgaagtcaaaagtttacatacaccttgctgaatctgcaaaatgttattttaccaaaataaaagttattttttatttagtactgacctgaataagatatttcacataaaagacatttacatgatacaaacactcactgatgcttcagaaagataACACGATGCATTGTAAGCCAGggatgaagatcagggtaaatttaagttattttgttctttggggaacatgtaaatatcttctgtagcttctgaagggcagaactaaatgaaaaaaatatatattatatttaggcaaaataagaaaaatgtagacattctcattccgttcaaaagttttcaccctccggctcttaatgcatcgttttccttctgaagcatcagtgagtgttcgaaccttctgtaatagctgcatatgagtccctcagttgtcctcagtgtgaaaagatgagtctcaaaatcatagagtcatttttggaaagggttcaaatacacaaaaatgaattCTATAGAATAacgggtaacactttataataactatccgttataactagttaatagatcattaataaactgttagttaatgggttataaatgacttgttaaatagcagttaatagtttgttaattatttataactatccgttataactagttaatagaccattaataaactgttcgttaatgagtaataaatgacttgttaaataacagttaatagtttgttaattatttataactgtgccttatagatagccaatagataacttacaagctgttagttaacaagttataaatgacttgttaactgtattttaatgatttataactatacctaataaattagtaatagatcacgaacaagctgttagtaaattatttactaaagacttgttaagtatcatttaatagtttatatatgttattgggacgttattctaaagttgcaactattcttcatttattaactgttagtaaatgaggaatagttgcaactttagaataacgtcccaataacatacataagctaataactaacacttaactaatacattaagacacactttacagatcagttgttcatagttaaccatctactaataaaagtgaaacatggtagaacagcaaatggatcgccgctggttcactcagtatagagggtccaaggtgtgataaaacatgttcgtatcaataatgccaatggctagatttttatttattttgttttcatgtttagcacaaaaaatgcccaaacctcagaaaagcctatgggtggaacaaggttgaggtacaaaaattgtgtattttaaatatcacatcaaatttctgtagcttgaacttgttccatccattggctgttctacaaagtacaaagtcactggtattagtagatggttaactatgaacaactgatctgtaaagtgtgacttaatgtattagttaagtgttagttattagcttatgtatgttattgggacgttattctaaagttgcaactattcctcatttactaacagttaataaatgaagaatagttgcaactttagaataacgtcccaataacatatataaactattaaatgatacttaacaagtctttattaagtaatttactaacagcttgttcgtgatctattactaatttattaggtatagttataatcattaaaatacagttaacaagtcatttataacttgttaactaacagcttgtaagctaTCAATTGGCTATCTacaaggcacagttataaatacttaacaaactattaactgttatttaacaagtcatttattactcattaactaacagtttattaatggtctattaactagttataacggatagttattataaagtgttaccgaataacgggcagtttaactgttcaagacaaacaagggactaatgaacactACACAAAAAACTctgcggatcattcaggtaacaacacggtattaagaagcccctttctagcccgtactcatctaacaacgcctgatatatggtatttttgagcacttcctatgtcgatctgcctccttaggatgaatcacttgttgtattccccaattgtaagtcgctttggataaaagcgtctgctaaatgaataaatgtaaatgtaaatgtaagaatcaagtgtacgtaaactttttaactgggtcatttttataaattgtcagtactaaattaaaaatactatgcattttgtatgatccctcttattttggtaaaataatcaacattttgcagattctgcaatgtgtatgtaaacttttgacttcaactgtatataaaatgTTAATCTGTAACATTAACATTTCTAATAATTTTGCAAATAGTGAGCTGAAGCTACCTTTGCTTGTCCACTAACAGTGGCAACTCGTCTCCGCTCGTCCTGaatagaaaagtaaaaaaaaatttgtgaaaATCTCCTTAATACTTAAGCACTCGAATACAAAATCAATCATAGGACACTTACCCGTGCCACTCTGTCCTGTTAGTTGCATTATTAAGAAATACGTTTGTTTATTAGATATTAATATACAGGCAGACAAGCTGTGAGATATCAGGTATTTACACATTTTTGACCTTCCTCACCTCTGTTATTTTAATCTGGTGGAGCTGTTGCTCAGCAGTAGTGAGAGGGGCTGGGCTGGAAGAGGAGGACATGTGTCGTAGATAACCTTGGAAACAGACGTCTTCCTGCAGGTCAGAAGAGTAAATAGTGCTTAGATGACACATCATCACACCTATAAACATGTGACCTGAAGAAACCTGAGCAAAGGTGAGTGCAGGGCACAAAAGAACATAGTAGGTTCATTGTTGTAAAACCAGttatgaaaaatacattttaacaaaagGTTTCACCAAATAAagttacattcttaaaaataaaggttcccattttttgtctttttttacagCAATGCTATATGGTTATAAAGGTATCCTTGAGTATTAAGACTTggcatggcttaatataatgtaatgatatctcttactgaaatttgtagtagaaaacctatgaaagatttacattaattCCAAAACATCGTTTTAGACGatgcgccattattttgatgatgtaaaatggttgcactcgatgagctactggcgctacctgttgctatttttacagcaacacatctctgaaaataaaatactgatatgatgaccacagctactgaatgaGCTTACAGGTGGTAATGGATATAAGTGGATATAATGGATATAAGTGTAGACTGTAAGTGTAGAACCAAATGCCCTACTATCGATTTTTCCCACAAGCGGTCTAAACATCCCCTGATATCGAGTGAAATTCGCGCTGAGAAACACCTTCAGTGGccgcggcgtcatgacaagcgtggACATGTTTACTTCCTGCCAGGAtgacatctagcgtttcttgtctctgccattggTAAAcactttcagtagctgtggtctactaaaagcctcaaaggcatcagggctaaagtggagagaacaaagacgcaagtctttaggaagttttattcatccacagtcatctttccattcttttctcctcttcttatcgctaggagtgcaaccattttacatcatcaaaataatggcgccccccatagtccaaaatatgtataaaacgatgtggattttaaattaacgtaaatctttcatgggttttctactacatatttcagtaacagACATCAttcatgttatattaagccatacctGGGGTTcactttaaaggttcttcatggaaccacaaAGAATATGAGGATTTTATGCAAAGCAGAAAACAAATGCAGGTAATTTGGCAGGAAAacactattctattctattctgttctgttctgactAGTCAGTTGTCCCAGGCATcacataattataaataataagcTATTAATTAAATAATCTTTAGGGTTAATCATAGAATTTCTGCAATCAGATTctctaaatgtattgtttttttgttgttcctATTTGCTccaaaagcaaaagaaaaaaaagtctatgAGTGTTTCCATGactatccaaaaaaaaaatcatgtccaTCACATTTTCTTAGTTAAACATTACTTAAACAttctaatttatatttttacattaatgaagtaatcaatattctgtttattaagGCCAAGCATGGATCTAATCAAGTTagcgtttttaagcattttatatttattccaaCATAATAACTCaaagcagtaacaatttaaacaatatattttatttgtgaacttaggttcagctattctttttaatagttaccttttaactatttaaaaaattttcAGATCATCAACCAATAAAGCTCCATAAATATTGGTTAACAGACACGGAAATTTACTTTAAAtgtcaccaagctgattactcactataAAAACTCCCAAAGATCATGTTTTCAggtcattttaagtcttattttgatgttgtGATTTTAGTGATTAAAGTgattatatctaagtgtgtgagttgtttacgtttttaaattagtcttctcATTAACgctattatattgttcattcagactgattcacgaaTGCAGAATGCGCACGAACAggaggcgggatttatcacatgaaccaatcacagccaaacataaccaGTATTATCAAATCGtatcgcgatggaggcattgcctcctctcacatgactttcccccattcattctcagttaccccccaccaaactcaccacacacttttttagggggtctgttaaaactcaaggggctcaggggaggtgagagagaTGCGGACTCCTGCTGTaattttacctgctggtgtcactgttgcATAATGtctcttttaaaaaaaagagtgttttatacattttgtaatg
Protein-coding sequences here:
- the twf2b gene encoding twinfilin-2b isoform X2 gives rise to the protein MSHQTGIHATPDLREFLVKAKRGAIRVVKIVIRSEQLVLGAYREVSQSWDQDYDACVLPMLDGLEPCYILYRLDSQNQLGYEWLFISWSPDQSPVRLKMVYAATRATLKKEFGGSHLNDELFGTVQEDVCFQGYLRHMSSSSSPAPLTTAEQQLHQIKITEVRKTEISVESKNPTLQGLAFPLQEEAKHALQQLKLKRVNYIQLRLDTERETIELVHTSPTETKELPSRIPTDTPRYHFFLYKHAHQGQALEAVVFIYSMPGNSCSIKERMLYSSCKNRLLDEVERDYHIEIAKKMEIDSGECLTEDFLYEEVYPKQHALKQAFTKPKGPTGKRGNKRLIRGAGENGDES
- the twf2b gene encoding twinfilin-2b isoform X1, whose translation is MSHQTGIHATPDLREFLVKAKRGAIRVVKIVIRSEQLVLGAYREVSQSWDQDYDACVLPMLDGLEPCYILYRLDSQNQLGYEWLFISWSPDQSPVRLKMVYAATRATLKKEFGGSHLNDELFGTVQEDVCFQGYLRHMSSSSSPAPLTTAEQQLHQIKITEVRKDVFSIQTEISVESKNPTLQGLAFPLQEEAKHALQQLKLKRVNYIQLRLDTERETIELVHTSPTETKELPSRIPTDTPRYHFFLYKHAHQGQALEAVVFIYSMPGNSCSIKERMLYSSCKNRLLDEVERDYHIEIAKKMEIDSGECLTEDFLYEEVYPKQHALKQAFTKPKGPTGKRGNKRLIRGAGENGDES